A DNA window from Prosthecobacter debontii contains the following coding sequences:
- a CDS encoding gamma-butyrobetaine hydroxylase-like domain-containing protein has protein sequence MITPEHIELIGSEVAIRWSDQSEDYIACERLRAFSPSAETTGERDLLGRKYGGTEQKSYPGVLVRGWHLIGGYAVQFDFSDGHNTGLYTFDYLKAICRASV, from the coding sequence ATGATTACCCCTGAACACATCGAACTGATCGGTTCTGAAGTGGCCATCCGCTGGTCCGATCAATCCGAAGATTACATTGCTTGCGAGCGCCTCCGCGCTTTCTCTCCCAGTGCAGAAACGACTGGGGAGCGTGATCTACTCGGTCGCAAATATGGCGGCACGGAGCAGAAGAGTTATCCTGGGGTGCTGGTGCGAGGCTGGCATTTGATTGGGGGATATGCCGTTCAGTTCGACTTTTCTGATGGGCATAACACCGGGCTTTACACCTTCGATTACCTCAAAGCGATCTGCCGCGCGAGCGTCTGA
- a CDS encoding GtrA family protein: protein MISHFSSAAHFVRNNDWRTILAHVNSRDAHPLLQFIKYGICGVGAFATHQIIWVILSVTLFPSIDPSLSNETRALNSTISNSIAVFFSTAVAYITNVLWVFKSGRHNRLIEIASFFGIGIISFGGGLLAGPWLIKVFGLNTLVAQLSMAVTSVLINFVCRKFFIFKH, encoded by the coding sequence ATGATCTCTCATTTTAGCTCCGCCGCTCATTTTGTCCGAAACAACGATTGGCGCACTATCCTGGCGCATGTGAACTCCCGGGATGCCCATCCCTTACTCCAGTTCATCAAATACGGAATCTGCGGTGTCGGGGCCTTTGCCACTCATCAGATCATCTGGGTCATCCTTTCGGTCACGCTTTTTCCATCGATTGATCCCAGTCTCTCGAATGAAACCCGTGCACTTAATAGCACCATCAGCAATTCGATCGCCGTTTTCTTCAGCACGGCGGTAGCGTATATCACCAACGTGCTTTGGGTTTTCAAATCCGGCCGCCACAACCGTCTCATCGAGATCGCCAGCTTCTTTGGCATCGGTATCATCAGCTTCGGCGGAGGCCTCTTGGCGGGTCCTTGGCTGATCAAGGTCTTCGGTCTCAATACTTTGGTGGCCCAGTTGAGCATGGCCGTCACCTCCGTGCTGATCAATTTCGTCTGCCGGAAGTTTTTTATCTTTAAGCACTGA
- the rpsM gene encoding 30S ribosomal protein S13: MARLLGVEIPNEKKIEYSLPYIYGIGLPLSRKILAATNIDPNVRAGELTDDQIALITQVIQGMSIVYEGDLRREQGLHMKRLLGINCYRATRHRRGLPVRGQRTHTNARTRKGPRKTVGAQSKPGAKKGKV; the protein is encoded by the coding sequence ATGGCACGCCTACTTGGAGTTGAAATCCCGAACGAAAAGAAGATCGAATATTCTCTGCCTTACATCTATGGCATTGGTCTTCCTCTGAGCCGCAAGATTCTTGCTGCTACCAATATTGATCCCAATGTCCGCGCTGGTGAGCTGACGGACGACCAAATCGCTCTGATCACTCAGGTGATTCAAGGCATGAGCATCGTTTACGAAGGTGACCTTCGTCGTGAGCAGGGTCTGCATATGAAGCGCCTTCTGGGCATCAACTGCTACCGTGCGACACGTCATCGTCGTGGTCTGCCAGTTCGTGGCCAGCGCACTCACACCAATGCTCGCACCCGTAAAGGTCCTCGTAAGACCGTCGGTGCTCAGAGCAAGCCGGGCGCCAAGAAGGGCAAAGTCTAA
- the rpsO gene encoding 30S ribosomal protein S15: protein MSEATTSPQVFKLHEKDTGSADVQVAILTARINELTEHLTVHSKDHSTRRGLLKMVARRRKLLDYLKLTANDRYQKILKGLSLRR from the coding sequence ATGAGCGAAGCTACTACCAGCCCCCAAGTATTCAAACTGCACGAAAAAGACACCGGCAGCGCCGACGTGCAGGTCGCAATCTTGACGGCCCGTATCAACGAACTGACGGAGCACCTGACGGTCCACTCTAAGGATCACTCCACCCGTCGCGGCCTCCTCAAGATGGTGGCCCGCCGCCGCAAGCTGCTCGACTACCTGAAGCTGACTGCAAACGACCGTTATCAGAAGATTCTGAAAGGTCTGAGCCTGCGCCGCTAA
- the rpsK gene encoding 30S ribosomal protein S11: MAEETTTPAAAPEAAAPAPAPAPAPAPAADKQPSSGDRAVSQSVWLEIGGGDGTEGAKVIKAKGSKNVSAGIVHVRSTFNNTMVSITDRVGNVIGWSTSGKMGFRGSRKGTAYAAQVVAQDACRQAMGHGLREVEVRLRGPGSGRESAVRAIQAMGVEVTVIKDATPIPHNGCRPPKARRV, encoded by the coding sequence ATGGCAGAAGAAACAACAACACCGGCTGCGGCTCCTGAAGCTGCCGCGCCAGCACCGGCCCCAGCTCCTGCGCCGGCTCCAGCTGCTGATAAGCAGCCTTCCAGCGGCGATCGTGCCGTGTCTCAGAGCGTGTGGCTCGAAATCGGCGGTGGTGACGGCACTGAAGGTGCTAAGGTCATCAAGGCCAAAGGTTCCAAGAACGTTTCCGCTGGTATCGTTCACGTCCGTTCGACCTTCAACAACACGATGGTTTCCATCACAGATCGTGTGGGTAACGTGATTGGCTGGTCCACCTCCGGTAAAATGGGCTTCCGTGGTTCCCGTAAAGGCACCGCATATGCCGCCCAGGTGGTGGCTCAAGACGCTTGCCGTCAGGCCATGGGTCACGGTCTTCGTGAAGTTGAAGTCCGCCTTCGCGGTCCTGGTTCTGGTCGTGAGTCCGCTGTCCGTGCCATTCAGGCCATGGGTGTCGAAGTCACTGTGATCAAAGACGCCACCCCAATCCCTCACAACGGCTGCCGTCCGCCAAAAGCACGTCGCGTCTAA
- a CDS encoding DUF1501 domain-containing protein: protein MKTSALRADEPTRREFVLNIAKTCLGVSVMQPLLRGQAHAVAFEGSSKARQVPTARNVIYLYMSGGMTHLDTFGVSPGADTMGDTQCIATSADDIQLGSGLPTVAKYMHHGVVINSLSSTQGAHEQGNYYQHTGYTLRGATRHPTMGAWLQKFQGKGNPDLPGTVVISNDSKHPGGGFFEASFQPLLLNNPSTGLQHSKRLAALSEGDLDYRLNLSAKLNSSFEHTYSHNAVKAYSDVYKDAVRVMKSADLEAFDLSREPEALQSEYGTSTFGQGCLLARRLIEHGVRFIEVTSGGWDMHNDIYARLPEKISELDKALGALLADLDHRGLLQETLVVVTSEFGRTPKINQNSGRDHYPKAFSSALWGGGIKGGQIYGKTDRGIEVTENKVSPPDLNATIGYALGLPLDQVLYSPTKRPFTIADKGQPITSLFG from the coding sequence ATGAAGACCTCCGCTCTCCGCGCCGACGAACCCACGCGCCGTGAATTCGTCCTTAATATCGCCAAGACTTGTCTCGGCGTCTCCGTGATGCAGCCTCTGCTCCGCGGTCAAGCTCATGCCGTTGCCTTCGAAGGGAGTTCCAAAGCTCGCCAGGTGCCCACTGCGCGGAATGTCATTTATCTCTACATGTCAGGCGGCATGACGCACTTGGATACCTTTGGCGTGAGCCCTGGGGCTGACACCATGGGAGATACCCAATGCATCGCCACCAGCGCTGACGATATCCAACTTGGGTCCGGTCTCCCCACCGTGGCTAAATACATGCACCATGGAGTGGTCATCAACAGCCTATCGAGCACGCAGGGTGCCCATGAGCAGGGCAACTACTACCAGCATACGGGCTACACGCTTCGCGGAGCGACGCGCCATCCGACCATGGGGGCATGGTTGCAAAAGTTTCAAGGCAAGGGCAATCCTGATCTGCCTGGAACTGTGGTCATCTCCAACGACAGCAAACATCCCGGAGGCGGCTTTTTTGAAGCCTCCTTCCAGCCTTTGCTGCTGAACAATCCTTCCACAGGGCTGCAACACAGCAAACGCCTCGCCGCCCTCAGCGAAGGAGATCTTGACTATCGGCTGAACCTCTCCGCCAAACTCAACTCAAGCTTTGAGCACACCTACAGCCACAACGCCGTCAAAGCCTACAGTGACGTCTATAAAGACGCGGTGAGGGTGATGAAGAGCGCCGATCTCGAAGCCTTTGATCTCAGCCGTGAACCGGAAGCTCTACAAAGTGAATATGGCACTAGCACCTTCGGTCAGGGCTGCCTCCTCGCTCGACGCTTGATCGAGCATGGCGTACGTTTCATTGAAGTCACCAGTGGTGGCTGGGACATGCACAACGACATCTATGCGCGCCTGCCTGAAAAAATCAGTGAGCTGGACAAGGCTCTCGGAGCTCTCTTAGCAGACCTGGATCACCGCGGATTACTGCAAGAAACGTTGGTGGTGGTGACGAGCGAATTTGGTCGCACGCCCAAGATCAATCAAAACTCAGGCCGTGATCATTACCCTAAAGCCTTCAGTTCTGCACTCTGGGGTGGCGGCATCAAGGGCGGCCAAATTTATGGGAAAACAGACCGGGGAATCGAAGTCACCGAAAACAAGGTTTCACCACCGGATCTCAATGCCACCATCGGTTATGCCCTAGGCCTACCGCTGGATCAAGTGCTCTACTCCCCCACCAAGCGTCCGTTCACCATCGCAGATAAAGGCCAGCCGATCACCAGCCTTTTTGGTTAA
- the rpsD gene encoding 30S ribosomal protein S4, whose protein sequence is MARYTGPREKIARRFGVALFGPSKALETRNFPPGQHGVKNARRKNSDFAVALIEKQKLRFQYGVLEKQFRLTFAEAQRRKGVTGENLLQMLESRLDNVVYRLGFANTRFASRQLVSHRHITVNGKVVNIASYQVKPGDVVAAKESPRSQQLVGRFLEMTLGNPTPDWVTVDRDKMSGVYNRLPIRDEINPIANEQLVVELYSR, encoded by the coding sequence ATGGCACGTTACACAGGTCCTCGCGAAAAGATCGCTCGCCGCTTCGGTGTTGCTCTTTTCGGTCCTTCCAAAGCTCTTGAAACCCGTAACTTCCCACCAGGGCAGCACGGTGTCAAAAACGCACGTCGTAAGAACTCTGACTTCGCAGTCGCTCTGATCGAAAAGCAGAAGCTGCGTTTCCAGTATGGTGTTCTTGAAAAGCAGTTCCGTCTGACCTTCGCTGAAGCTCAGCGTCGTAAAGGCGTGACGGGTGAAAACCTCCTGCAGATGCTGGAGTCCCGTCTCGACAACGTGGTTTACCGTTTGGGCTTCGCAAACACCCGCTTTGCATCCCGTCAGCTCGTTTCCCACCGTCATATCACCGTCAATGGCAAGGTTGTGAACATTGCCAGCTATCAGGTGAAGCCTGGTGACGTGGTGGCCGCTAAAGAAAGCCCTCGCTCCCAGCAGCTCGTTGGCCGTTTCTTGGAAATGACCTTGGGTAACCCAACTCCAGATTGGGTCACCGTCGACCGCGACAAAATGTCCGGCGTTTACAACCGTCTGCCAATCCGTGACGAGATCAATCCGATCGCGAACGAGCAGCTTGTGGTTGAACTTTATTCCCGTTAA
- the rpmJ gene encoding 50S ribosomal protein L36 has protein sequence MRVRSSVKPLCELCRVIRRKGVVRIVCKNPRHKQRQG, from the coding sequence ATGCGTGTCCGATCCTCTGTTAAACCTCTCTGCGAACTTTGCCGCGTTATCCGCCGCAAGGGCGTTGTCCGCATCGTCTGCAAAAACCCACGCCACAAGCAGCGTCAGGGCTAA
- a CDS encoding sulfatase: MKLSRLLPALLGLFSLHLSAADKPDVLFIAVDDLNDWVGHLGGHPQAKTPNIDRLVARGVNFSNTHCAAPACNPSRAALMSGLRPWQTGIYTNGDPAQKVLKNTLTINRHFKDQGYNTLGGGKIYHNFGAEGREDTWTKWVGLFPSIKEKEANMNGLHSGHFDWGAVDAAPSEMGDYKLTDWAIDQLKTAPQEQPLFLAVGYVKPHLPWYVPREYFERFPLETIQLPVVKDDDLVDIPAAGVAMAKPQGDHAAVVKGDQWKKGVQAYLATISFLDDQVGRLLEGLDASPRKDKTIIVWWTDHGWALGEKQHWRKFALWEETTRTSCAIVAPGVSKEGTVCKSPVDYMNIYPTLCELTGLPLPEHVKAPSLVPLLKDPNSAWDYLAVCTHGRGNHAVRDTQWRYIRYDDGSEELYDHTKDPNEWTNLAGEVGFSEVKTRLATVLPAAASEVTPTSGGKGSNGSGEEKKGKGQGKGKGKGKGKGKAKSEADE, translated from the coding sequence ATGAAGCTCTCACGTCTTCTTCCCGCCCTTTTAGGTCTGTTTTCTCTGCATCTGTCCGCCGCAGATAAGCCGGATGTTTTATTCATTGCTGTGGATGATCTCAATGATTGGGTTGGTCATTTGGGAGGACATCCCCAGGCGAAAACGCCGAACATTGATCGTCTTGTTGCGCGCGGCGTTAACTTTTCGAATACACACTGCGCGGCACCGGCCTGCAATCCCTCTCGTGCGGCCTTGATGAGTGGTCTGCGTCCGTGGCAGACAGGGATTTATACGAATGGTGACCCCGCCCAAAAGGTGCTGAAGAACACTTTAACGATCAATCGTCATTTCAAAGACCAAGGCTACAACACCCTTGGCGGAGGAAAGATTTACCACAATTTCGGTGCCGAAGGCCGTGAGGATACGTGGACAAAGTGGGTGGGACTTTTTCCCTCGATCAAAGAAAAAGAAGCCAACATGAACGGGCTTCATAGCGGTCACTTCGATTGGGGTGCGGTGGATGCAGCACCATCAGAGATGGGGGATTACAAACTCACTGATTGGGCCATTGATCAACTCAAGACGGCTCCTCAAGAACAGCCGCTGTTTCTCGCTGTGGGTTATGTGAAACCGCACCTGCCATGGTATGTCCCACGCGAGTATTTTGAGCGCTTCCCGTTGGAGACCATTCAACTGCCTGTGGTGAAGGACGATGATCTGGTGGACATCCCAGCGGCGGGTGTAGCGATGGCCAAGCCGCAGGGAGATCACGCGGCCGTGGTCAAAGGTGATCAGTGGAAGAAAGGAGTGCAGGCTTATCTGGCGACCATTTCTTTCTTGGATGATCAGGTGGGCCGTCTGCTTGAGGGCCTGGATGCCAGCCCGCGGAAAGATAAAACCATCATTGTCTGGTGGACGGATCACGGCTGGGCTTTGGGTGAGAAGCAGCATTGGCGGAAGTTTGCCCTCTGGGAAGAAACAACCCGGACCTCTTGTGCCATCGTGGCCCCTGGTGTGTCCAAAGAAGGCACGGTCTGCAAGTCCCCCGTGGATTACATGAACATCTATCCCACGCTGTGCGAGCTGACAGGGCTGCCGCTGCCTGAGCATGTTAAGGCACCCAGCCTTGTGCCTCTGCTTAAAGATCCGAATTCAGCTTGGGATTACTTGGCTGTTTGCACCCATGGGCGTGGTAACCACGCGGTGAGAGATACGCAGTGGCGCTACATTCGCTACGATGATGGCAGCGAGGAACTCTACGACCATACCAAAGATCCTAACGAATGGACCAATCTCGCAGGCGAGGTCGGCTTCAGTGAGGTGAAAACCCGTCTCGCGACCGTTCTGCCCGCGGCTGCTTCGGAGGTGACTCCAACCTCCGGAGGTAAAGGCAGTAATGGGAGCGGTGAGGAAAAGAAAGGCAAAGGCCAGGGGAAGGGAAAAGGTAAAGGAAAGGGCAAAGGGAAAGCGAAGTCTGAAGCTGACGAGTAG
- a CDS encoding VOC family protein codes for MKAFSSATTFHVSELEASLRFYIEVLGFTQKFRFGNYAGVQYGEVQIHLSGPGVPNKRQVGQGSIYIFCDEVDEYYHLITSRGAVAQNAPRDYDYGMRDFVIEDPDLNLVAFGHEVRP; via the coding sequence ATGAAAGCCTTCTCTTCAGCGACCACCTTTCACGTGTCTGAGCTGGAGGCTTCTTTGCGTTTTTACATTGAAGTGCTCGGCTTTACCCAGAAGTTCCGGTTCGGCAACTACGCGGGGGTGCAATATGGCGAAGTTCAGATTCACCTTTCTGGTCCCGGTGTGCCGAACAAGCGTCAGGTCGGGCAGGGCAGCATCTACATCTTTTGTGATGAAGTGGATGAGTATTACCACCTCATCACAAGCCGAGGGGCGGTGGCGCAAAATGCACCGCGCGATTACGACTACGGCATGCGTGACTTTGTGATTGAAGATCCCGACCTCAACCTCGTCGCTTTCGGGCACGAGGTGAGGCCGTGA
- a CDS encoding cupin domain-containing protein — translation MPPSQTDTTAPVLIRHEGHTPRERSTCGWRDRLISHEDAALSPAAWAHAVDIDGAKLHYHKRSTELYYVLEGGGTVVLDGQEHPVTKGSLVHIPPGVVHGARGQMRVLVVGIPDIAEDDYYEVSEEA, via the coding sequence ATGCCCCCATCCCAGACTGACACGACGGCACCAGTGCTCATTCGTCACGAAGGTCACACGCCTCGTGAGCGGAGCACCTGCGGCTGGCGAGACCGGCTCATCAGCCATGAAGATGCTGCCCTGTCTCCCGCCGCCTGGGCTCATGCCGTGGATATTGATGGAGCCAAGCTCCACTACCATAAGCGTTCCACAGAGCTTTATTACGTGTTGGAAGGAGGTGGCACCGTCGTCCTAGACGGCCAAGAACACCCCGTCACGAAGGGTTCTCTGGTTCACATTCCGCCGGGCGTCGTCCATGGTGCACGTGGGCAGATGCGCGTGCTCGTCGTCGGCATCCCCGACATCGCTGAGGATGACTACTATGAGGTTTCAGAGGAAGCTTAA
- a CDS encoding DUF1549 domain-containing protein, with protein MKKIALFLLAATLSHGAALPEAAQIDSLLAADWQKQNLQPNPPASDDVIVRRLYLDIAGRIPSLDERQDFMQSTDRDKRAKLIDKLLASDGYTSHMFNFWADVLRLTDNAKGKITAEAYEEWLKKELKANTPYDEFVKKLLTTEGGAWDSGSIGFYQRDENKLDHLAYTVQVFLGTSIVCAQCHNHPFDKWSQMDYYSMAAFTYGMDTRGSGSGAEIKIPKKPQGKQVPDVLADMKPKERRQYMKEHPEEVAKMREEANKVGSASREELQQVRKALGDVMKPLRYTSVTWHEGKLPKLPDDYKYKDGQPGEAIQPRAMFGHEAKPKEGQTTIQAFADWMTDPKNPRFTTVIANRMWKHVFGLGLIEPLDEMTDSTVASNPALMDYLAQLMIDKQYSIKSFLRVLYNTDTYQRMASTQEVALGETYHFTGPTLRRMSAEQIWDSLLTLTQGNKDSEVDEENVRLHQYLGDLNMFINTMKTKGPEGIIAAAKEGMEQRKENDRKLDEMRAKIAAQKGNTNDPAAAKELARAASKLRREASNDLLVNLIGEERAEDLIRGYNPNRQNKRTTIDKKALASLPREERKQAAKAAANNIMVARASELNSPARPGHLLRTFGQSDRELIDNANDDASVPQALTMLNGPVVESLTSPLSLLSQHLDKAPSPEQKGALLYEALLSRRPTQEENTVLTEVFHDRGDKAVDDITHALITGSQFLFIQ; from the coding sequence ATGAAAAAAATCGCCCTTTTCCTGCTGGCCGCCACCCTTTCCCACGGGGCGGCCCTGCCAGAGGCCGCTCAAATTGACAGCCTCCTGGCTGCGGATTGGCAAAAGCAAAACCTTCAACCCAATCCCCCCGCTTCCGATGACGTGATCGTGCGCCGTCTCTATCTGGACATTGCCGGACGCATTCCCAGTCTCGATGAACGCCAGGACTTCATGCAGTCCACCGACCGTGACAAGAGAGCCAAGCTCATTGATAAGCTGCTGGCGAGTGATGGCTACACCAGCCACATGTTTAACTTCTGGGCCGATGTGCTGCGCCTCACGGATAACGCCAAAGGCAAAATCACCGCAGAGGCCTATGAGGAATGGCTGAAGAAGGAACTCAAGGCCAATACGCCCTATGATGAGTTTGTGAAAAAGCTGCTCACGACGGAAGGCGGTGCCTGGGATAGCGGCAGCATCGGTTTCTACCAGCGGGATGAGAACAAGCTCGATCACCTGGCCTACACCGTGCAGGTCTTTCTCGGCACCAGCATCGTCTGCGCCCAGTGCCACAATCATCCTTTCGACAAGTGGAGCCAAATGGACTACTACAGCATGGCCGCCTTCACTTACGGCATGGACACACGCGGCAGCGGCAGTGGAGCAGAGATCAAGATTCCGAAAAAGCCTCAAGGCAAACAAGTGCCTGATGTGCTGGCGGACATGAAGCCCAAAGAGCGCCGCCAATACATGAAGGAGCATCCCGAAGAGGTCGCCAAGATGCGGGAAGAAGCCAATAAAGTAGGCTCCGCCAGCCGCGAAGAACTTCAGCAAGTGCGCAAGGCCCTGGGCGACGTGATGAAGCCGCTTCGCTACACCTCCGTGACTTGGCATGAAGGCAAACTGCCCAAGCTCCCAGACGATTATAAATACAAGGATGGTCAACCTGGCGAGGCTATCCAACCCCGCGCGATGTTCGGTCACGAAGCTAAACCCAAAGAAGGTCAGACGACGATCCAAGCCTTCGCTGACTGGATGACCGACCCGAAAAACCCCCGTTTCACGACCGTGATTGCCAACCGGATGTGGAAGCACGTCTTTGGCCTCGGCTTGATCGAACCCCTGGATGAAATGACGGACTCAACCGTCGCCAGCAATCCCGCACTCATGGATTACCTCGCGCAGTTGATGATTGATAAACAGTATTCCATCAAATCTTTCCTGCGCGTCCTCTACAACACAGATACCTATCAACGCATGGCCAGCACGCAGGAAGTGGCGCTCGGTGAGACCTACCATTTCACGGGCCCTACTTTGCGCCGCATGAGTGCGGAACAGATCTGGGATTCCTTACTCACTCTCACTCAGGGGAACAAAGACAGCGAAGTGGATGAAGAAAATGTCCGTCTCCATCAATACCTGGGCGACCTGAACATGTTCATCAATACGATGAAAACTAAGGGACCAGAAGGTATCATCGCTGCCGCCAAAGAAGGCATGGAGCAGCGCAAAGAGAATGACCGCAAGCTGGATGAAATGCGCGCGAAGATCGCCGCTCAAAAAGGCAACACCAATGACCCAGCCGCCGCCAAGGAACTGGCTAGGGCCGCCAGCAAATTGCGCCGTGAAGCTAGCAATGATCTTCTCGTCAACCTGATCGGTGAGGAACGCGCGGAGGATCTGATCCGAGGCTACAATCCCAACCGACAAAACAAACGCACCACCATTGATAAAAAAGCACTCGCCAGCTTACCCCGAGAGGAGCGTAAACAAGCCGCCAAAGCAGCCGCCAACAACATCATGGTCGCACGAGCTTCTGAGCTGAACTCCCCTGCCCGCCCAGGCCACTTACTCCGCACCTTTGGTCAATCAGATCGTGAGTTGATTGACAATGCCAATGACGACGCCTCCGTGCCCCAAGCACTAACCATGCTCAATGGCCCCGTGGTGGAAAGTCTGACCAGCCCGTTGTCTCTGTTAAGCCAGCATTTGGACAAGGCTCCAAGCCCAGAACAAAAGGGAGCGCTCCTCTACGAAGCCCTGCTGAGCCGCCGCCCAACTCAGGAGGAAAACACCGTCCTGACCGAGGTGTTCCATGACCGGGGAGACAAAGCCGTGGATGACATCACCCACGCTCTGATCACTGGCTCGCAGTTTCTTTTCATCCAGTAA
- a CDS encoding glycine zipper domain-containing protein, translating into MKKLTLSLLAILSLASCATGPNAQTGTVVGALGGAAVGGIIGNQSGRGLEGAAIGAGLGALGGNAIGNAQDQRNAQYYNNQYHNQPQRRPTGYYPNGQPYYGPPAY; encoded by the coding sequence ATGAAAAAGCTCACACTCTCACTCCTGGCCATCCTCAGCCTCGCTTCCTGTGCGACAGGCCCTAATGCCCAAACCGGCACCGTCGTAGGGGCTCTCGGCGGTGCGGCCGTCGGCGGCATCATTGGCAACCAAAGTGGCCGCGGCCTGGAAGGTGCCGCCATTGGCGCCGGTTTAGGCGCGCTCGGCGGTAACGCCATCGGCAATGCCCAAGATCAGCGTAACGCCCAATACTACAACAATCAGTATCATAACCAGCCCCAACGCCGCCCCACAGGCTATTACCCCAATGGCCAGCCTTATTACGGTCCGCCCGCTTATTGA